Proteins from a single region of Bactrocera neohumeralis isolate Rockhampton unplaced genomic scaffold, APGP_CSIRO_Bneo_wtdbg2-racon-allhic-juicebox.fasta_v2 cluster10, whole genome shotgun sequence:
- the LOC126764889 gene encoding uncharacterized protein LOC126764889 has translation MDTQMNNQHMRAKTERTTQEQLQHYVMFCKQHPELQRGKLTPTNPQGLQILWSELADNLNALRGPTRSAAKWKESLMHWKHQLRSRARKLKTHAQATGGGPPISGMTPFEEQAITTFGAAAVDGLPGVATLGHQVLPLYINTQAPASSPTPTSPAPAPSLAVASPAPAPTPTVASPVPASSLAVTSPAPAFPALSVNFSSSPSPHFSSSPSPPSSSLSPPILSSPMPSSSYIPPEKLTAAKMLGTVLKKMEDREKREEEAIALQRKIVEQNVQMAGVLAQMTQALTSLSEVMAKLSQKLDK, from the exons atggaCACACAAATGAATAATCagcatat GCGTGCAAAAACGGAGCGGACAACTCAGGAGCAGCTGCAACATTACGTAATGTTTTGCAAGCAGCATCCTGAGTTGCAACGGGGGAAGCTAACTCCGACCAACCCTCAAGGGCTGCAAATACTTTGGTCGGagttagcagataatttaaatgcGTTAAGAGGCCCAACTCGGTCGGCAGCCAAGTGGAAGGAG TCATTAATGCATTGGAAACACCAGTTGCGATCGCGAGCGCGCAAACTTAAGACCCATGCGCAAGCGACTGGTGGAGGCCCTCCGATAAGTGGAATGACTCCATTCGAGGAGCAAGCCATAACCACATTTGGGGCAGCAGCGGTGGATGGATTGCCGGGTGTTGCGACTTTGGGTCATCAG GTTTTGccgttgtatataaatacacaagCTCCAGCTTCCTCGCCAACACCAACATCGCCTGCTCCAGCACCCTCACTAGCAGTCGCATCGCCTGCTCCAGCGCCAACACCAACAGTCGCATCGCCTGTTCCAGCATCTTCACTAGCAGTCACATCGCCTGCTCCAGCTTTTCCTGCTTTATCAGTAAATTTTTCTTCCTCGCCTTCACCTCATTTTTCTTCTTCACCATCACCTCCATCTTCTTCCTTATCTCCTCCCATATTATCTTCTCCCATGCCATCGTCTTCTTATATCCCTCCCGAAAAATTGACTGCAGCGAAGATGCTTGGAACAGTGCTAAAAAAAATGGAGGACAGAGAAAAGCGAGAGGAGGAGGCCATTGCtctacaaagaaaaattgtagaGCAAAATGTGCAGATGGCAGGGGTGCTGGCTCAAATGACACAGGCACTGACCTCGCTGTCTGAGGTTATGGCCAAGTTGTCCCAAAAATTGgataaatag
- the LOC126764877 gene encoding putative nuclease HARBI1, giving the protein MEELLFVYAAIVEEEESGGRRKILKGLRDKSDPFTMQDTAFINTFRFPKSLCKLLISELVPHDVQKSNIPFDLRFLTSLYFYGHGSYQKCVGNSYMLSMSQSSVSRALHFISKLIVDVKGSEIYFPSSAQDVSDAKKGFYTKFGIKGTIGAIDCTHIGIVSPSSTDATTPLSLFMNRKGFYSLNVEAVCDHRLLFTAVNARYPGSCHDSGIWTTSPTRMHLTNTYSTQSDSWLLGDQGYPLEPWLLTPVAEPSNAREVRYNKLHAKARNTIERAFGVLKSRFRCLSKHRILHYSPEKASLIIYACTILHNILLKHGVAADLGFEEVLEESQDTEIVFENPNFREGARVRERYIISL; this is encoded by the exons ATGGAGGaactattatttgtatatgcggcaattgttgaggaggaggaatcgggAGGTaggagaaaaattttaaagggtttgcgagacaaaagcgatccctttactatgcaagacactgcatttattaacacatttcgattcccaaaatcgctatgtaaattGCTGATaagtgaattggtgccgcatgacgTGCAGAAGTCAAATATTccttttgatctgcgtttcctgacgagtttatatttttacgggcatggctcttatcaaaaatgcgttggtaatagttatatgctctctatgAGCCAATCCTCAGTGTCAagagctctgcactttatttcaaAACTGATTGTGGATGTTAAGggaagtgaaatttatttcccttcaagcgcgcaggatgtGTCAGATGCAAAGAaggg attttacacgaaatttgggatcaagggcacaatcggcgcaatcgattgtacccatattgggattgtttcaccctcaagcacagacgccaCTACTCCTCTCTCACTTTTTATGAACCGGAAAGGATTTTACAGCCTTAATGTAGAAGCA GTTTGTGATCATCGACTTCTGTTCACCGCTGTCAACGCGAGATATCCCGGGTCTTGCCATGATTCTGGTATTTGGACCACATCCCCAACACGTATGCACCTCACAAATACTTATAGCACGCAAAGTGATTCGTGGTTGTTAGGCGACCAAGGATATCCATTGGAGCCATGGCTGTTAACGCCAGTCGCTGAACCTTCAAACGCAAGGGAAGTGCGTTACAATAAGTTGCACGCCAAAGCACGTAATACCATTGAGAGAGCCTTTGGTGTTTTGAAGTCACGATTCCGGTGCCTCTCAAAACACCGCATTCTTCATTACAGCCCTGAAAAAGCGTCTTTGATTATTTACGCGTGTACAATTCTTCACAACATTTTACTGAAGCATGGTGTGGCTGCAGACCTTGGCTTTGAAGAAGTTTTAGAAGAATCACAAGACAccgaaattgttttcgaaaacccCAATTTTAGGGAGGGTGCTAGAGTAAGAGAACGTTAcattatttctttataa